A stretch of the Bacillus sp. B-jedd genome encodes the following:
- a CDS encoding DUF6241 domain-containing protein, whose amino-acid sequence MQRARKNRKTKSIFVFLILLLAAGVIAVYSWHHFLPKGALDNPIGEQLRNKVDSKRDIYVNSRGQVNDKKLFSDDMKEYAVQDAIHFMSHQKVKANEKWGSLQLTEERVDRLIDIIEKNKGEYKHDQLYLDILYRWKEGDFSKADEDHNAIWDLKGGTIGKATGVLSPQEEERYIEKNF is encoded by the coding sequence GTGCAGCGAGCGAGAAAAAACAGGAAAACTAAAAGCATATTCGTCTTCCTCATCTTATTATTGGCGGCTGGAGTTATTGCCGTTTACTCCTGGCATCATTTCCTGCCAAAAGGTGCCCTGGATAATCCCATCGGTGAACAATTGAGAAATAAAGTTGATAGTAAAAGAGACATCTATGTAAACAGCCGGGGGCAGGTCAACGATAAGAAACTTTTTTCCGATGATATGAAGGAATATGCCGTCCAAGATGCCATCCATTTTATGAGCCATCAAAAGGTGAAGGCGAATGAAAAATGGGGGAGCCTCCAACTGACTGAGGAAAGGGTAGACCGGCTGATTGATATCATTGAAAAAAATAAAGGCGAGTACAAACACGACCAATTGTATCTTGATATTTTATACCGCTGGAAAGAAGGAGACTTTTCTAAAGCGGATGAGGATCATAATGCTATTTGGGATTTAAAAGGTGGGACGATCGGAAAGGCCACGGGTGTTTTAAGCCCTCAAGAAGAGGAACGGTATATCGAGAAAAACTTCTAG
- a CDS encoding nuclear transport factor 2 family protein, whose amino-acid sequence MNMEQNIPNSTAYKEIAVSFLQSVAKGQVREAFKQYIATDFHHHNPYFRGDAESIMAAMEENAVQSPEKVLEVKLAIQENEHVAVHSHIKQNPEDAGAAVIHIFRFKDGRIVELWDVGQPVPQDSPNKNGMF is encoded by the coding sequence ATGAACATGGAACAGAATATCCCTAATAGCACCGCATATAAGGAAATAGCCGTGTCTTTTCTCCAGTCTGTAGCAAAAGGCCAAGTACGTGAGGCCTTCAAGCAATACATAGCCACTGATTTTCACCACCATAACCCCTATTTCCGAGGGGATGCGGAATCGATCATGGCTGCCATGGAAGAAAACGCAGTTCAAAGTCCTGAAAAGGTACTGGAAGTAAAGCTTGCCATTCAGGAAAATGAACACGTTGCCGTCCATTCCCATATTAAGCAAAACCCAGAAGATGCCGGGGCGGCAGTGATCCACATATTTCGTTTCAAGGATGGCAGGATTGTAGAATTATGGGACGTTGGCCAGCCTGTACCCCAGGATTCGCCAAATAAAAATGGAATGTTTTAA
- a CDS encoding YdeI/OmpD-associated family protein — MTIINKLKLDKYENMAVLNQPADYSLFNDYKTELTGGHDAIFVFVETIDDMVNETKRIINELPLVEKGYLFFAYPKKGNKRYETYVHRDEIFPALKVDDEGYIDNSDLKFSRMVSMDDVFTVVGLKLEKKKARKSPAASQSVGDYEQNVKDIEKFLADNPEVLKMFKELTPGYQRDWARYIFSAKQQKTREKRQEQMIEILSQGYKSVDLYRQKKK; from the coding sequence ATGACAATTATTAATAAATTAAAATTGGACAAGTATGAAAATATGGCCGTTCTCAATCAACCAGCTGATTACAGTTTGTTCAATGACTATAAAACGGAATTAACTGGCGGGCATGATGCCATTTTCGTGTTTGTGGAAACCATTGATGATATGGTCAACGAGACGAAAAGAATAATCAACGAGCTGCCTTTGGTCGAAAAAGGATATTTGTTTTTTGCCTATCCGAAAAAAGGCAATAAAAGATATGAAACCTATGTGCACCGGGATGAAATCTTTCCAGCTTTAAAGGTTGATGATGAAGGATATATCGACAATAGCGATTTGAAATTTTCCCGGATGGTGAGCATGGACGATGTATTTACCGTTGTGGGTTTAAAGCTCGAGAAGAAGAAAGCGCGGAAGTCTCCCGCTGCCAGTCAGAGTGTCGGCGATTATGAGCAGAATGTGAAAGATATCGAGAAATTTTTGGCCGATAATCCAGAAGTGCTGAAAATGTTTAAGGAACTAACTCCAGGCTACCAAAGGGACTGGGCCCGTTATATTTTTTCGGCGAAGCAGCAGAAAACCCGTGAAAAACGCCAGGAACAAATGATAGAAATTTTATCGCAAGGCTACAAATCAGTCGATCTATACCGGCAAAAAAAGAAATAG